GCAGTTGTTCGCTCTCCAGCCGCCGCCCCTGCTCGATATGGAGTTCCAGGAAAGCGGCCAGTTCGGCCGGATCGCGCCGGGCTGAAGCGATCTGCTCCGGGTCCTGGCCGAGCTTGAGCAGATGCTGGATAAAGGGTTCGGCCCCTTCATTTTTGGCTTTACAGAGCTCTCCGCCCTTGAGCTGCCCCATCATCGCCCGGCTTCCCACGGTGCCGGCATTATGGGCGGCTTCTTCGTCACAGAAACTGATTACCTCGAGATCACAGGGCAGGGAGAAACCACTCTCGCGGAGACTGCGCGCGCACTCCAGGGCCGCGATGACCCCGTAGGCGCCATCAAATCGGCCCCCTTCCGGAACGGTATCAAGGTGGGAGCCCAAGGCTATTTTTTTCCTCTCGGGATGCCCTGATTGCAGAGTGCCGATGACATTCATGATGCCGTCCACACGCACCTCGAGCCCGGCCTCGGTCATTTTATCGATGAGCCAGAGGCGGGCCTGCTGGTCCACTGCGGACAGCGCGGGGCGGGTCACCCCGCCGTTCGGCAGGCCACCGATCCGGCCCAGTTCCAGCAGATCGGCCCAGAGCCGCTCCCCATTGATTGTTATTCTTTGCATAAGCCTTTGCATCCTTGTGAACACCCCCGCTGCCAGAGCGGGAATGGCGGGTTAAACCGGTCGCCGGAAGCACCTCCCGGCGACCGCTGAAGCCATCAGACCGCCGGGACGTAGCAACCGTCGCCGCCCTTGGCCAGGACCTTGCCGTCGGCAAAAATGGTTTTGCCGCGCAATACGGTCCGCACCACTTTGCCCTGCACGCGCATGCCGTCATAGGGGGACCATTTGGCCGATGACTGGGTAGCGGCGGCATCAAAAACCCATTCCGCTGTCGGATCGAGAATCGCGAAATCAGCATCGGCACCAACGCTGATCGCCCCTTTACGCGGTGCCAGTTTGAAGCGCTCGGCCGGGCGTAGGGCCAGCAGCTGGGCCAGCCTCACCACACCCAGACCACGCTTGACCACACCTTCGCTGAAGAGCAGCGGCAGAATCGATTCCACTCCCGGCGCTCCGGAACCGTTGCTGAAAATATCCGGGTTGTTCTTTTTCTCCAGCGGCCAGGGGGCATGATCTGAAGCAACCCAGTCAATCCGGCCGTCGAGCAACGCCTGCCACATCCCGGCGACCGCTTCGGCACTGCGCATCGGTGGATTGATCTTGGCAAAAGCCTTTTTCTCTGCCATATCGTCTTCGGTCAGGATCAGGTAATGGGGGCAGGTCTCCACGCTGACATTGACGCCCTGCTGCCGATACCAGTCGATCATGTCGATGCAACGCGGGTGCGAGGCGTGATAGATATGCAGAGCCGCCCCGGTCCAATAGGCGAATTCGAGGAGCTTGCCGACCGCCAGGGTTTCGGAAATCGGCGGGCGGGTTTCGCAATGGGCTTTGGGGAAGGTCTTACCCTGCTCCCGGTAACGGCTGATCAAAGCTTCAATGATAACATCATTTTCCGCGTGAAACCCAACGGTGAGACCGGTTTTGGCCAACTCCGGCAGAACCTCAAGGAGGACATTATCGTCGATCCGCGGAAAGCGGTAGGGGTCGGTCTCAAACGCGCTCAATTTGAACCCGCAGGCACCCAATTCCGCCAGCGGCGCAATCGCCTCGACATTCCCTTCTTTCTTCAGGGTGGCCAGCAGGGCAACATCAACTTTGGCTTTCTCAGCGATCCAGCCGATCTTCTCCCGATAGATCTCCGGAGTAAACACCGGCGCCCCCTGGTCGTAGGGCATCTCGATGATCGTCGTGACCCCGCCTGCCGCAGCCGCAGCCGTGGAATTTTCAAATTGTTCGTGGAGGTTGCTGTAGGAATGGACATGGGCATCGACCATCCCCGGAAACACCAGCTTCCCGGTCGCATCGATGGTTTCCGTCGCGGCCGGAGCTTGCTCCACGGCATAGATGCCGACAATCTTTCCGGCAACCACCCCGACACAGGACTCTTTCAGGACCCGGTCGGACAGGACCAGATCCCCTTTAATCAATAAATCCACTGAGGATGAAGACATAAACAAACTCCTTCTGGTTCTTGGTACGGCTACCCTAACAGCAGGTTGGGCAGCCAGAGCGAAATACGGGGGAAAATGATCAGCAACGTCAAAACAATCAGGTCGCAGATACAAAACGGCCACACCCCTTTGAAGATATCTTCGATGGAAATCTTCATCTCTTTCGGGATGACCCCCTTCATGGCAAAAACATTCAGCCCTACCGGCGGGGTGATCGAACCGATTTCAGTCAATTTCAGGGCGATGACGCCGAACCAGATGGGATCGTAGCCCAGCGCAACCAGCATCGGGAACACAATCGGCAGGGTCAGGGCATAAATCCCCACCGGCACCATGATCATGCCGAGCAGGAACATCACCGCGAGGATGCCAAGGAGAATGACGACGCGCGGCACTTCCAGCCCCTGCAACATCATCGTCAACTCGGTGGGCAGCCGGGTCACAGCCAGAATCCGGCTGTAAAACAGCGCGCCGATATTGATCAAAAACAGCATGGCCGTGGTATTCGCCGACTCTTTCATGGCCAGGGTCACTTCACTGAACTTGCGAAAGGAGCCGAGCATCCAGCCGAACACCAGGGTGATCAGCGAGCCAGCCGCAGCCGCTTCAGTCGGCGTAAACCAGCCGGAATAGATTCCGCCCAGGACAACACCGGCAATAATCGCCACCGGCCAGATCTGCCCGGCGTCTTTCCAGCGTTCGGCAGAGCTCCGGTAGCGCTCGGCCGCCGCCGGGGCGATCTTCGGATTGCGCTTGACCAGAAACAGAATCATGGCCACATAGGTGAAAGCGGTCATCAGCCCGGGGACCACGCCGGCGGCAAACAGCTTGCCGACCGACTGCTGGGTAAACAGAGCGTAGATGATCATCATCATGCTCGGCGGAATCATCGACGCGAATGTCCCGGCCGAAGCGATGCACCCGGCGGAAAAAGACTTGTCATAATTCAACCGGTTCATTTCCGGCAGGGCCATCTTGCCAAAAATGGCGGTTGTGGCGATGGAGGAACCGGACACCGCGCCGAACACCGCACAGCTGAAACAGGTGGCAATCCCCAACGAGCCCTTCAGTCCCTGGCTCATGGCGTAGACCCCGGTATAGGCCCGCCGGGCCAGACCGCCGCCAGCGGCGAAGGCGCCCATGAGAACAAACAGGGGAATTGACGCCCAGGTCGGAGTCGCAATCGAAAAATAGGCCGCCTGGCCGAGCAAGGACAGCGAACTGTCAAAGCCGAGGAGCAGAGTGCTGACGACAATGCCGCTGAGCACAAAGGACAAGCCGATCTGCAGACCGAGGCCCATCAGCAGCAGCAATAAAAAGATACAGAGTATTCCGGCAGTTATAAAATCCATAGCAACGACCTAAGCTGAGATTTGATGAATTCCGTGGTGGTTCAGGTGGTTTCGATTGTGGCGCTGCACAGCGCCGTCGGCAGGTCAGCCCTGCGCAGCAGCCGGTGCCAACGGCACCGGCTGCCCGGGCCTTCAGGCCGCGCTGTTGTTCTTCAGGAGCTTGACCAGATTACTGCCCGCCTGAAGCAGAAAGCAGACCAGGCCGCACACCATCAGTGCTTTGACCGGCCAAATCCGCAACCCCAGGGTTCCTTCCAGCGATTCGTTATTGGCATAGGAATCGAGGGTGTTCTCAAATACGGCATAGAGCAGAATGGCGATGGTCACGATGGCCAACAGTTGGGCAATGATCATCACGACATGGCGGATCCGCCTGGGCAGGGCATTGCTGACCAGTTCCAGGCTGACGTGCTCGCCATGTTGTTCACAGCGGGCCAGGCCAAGATAGATCACAATGATCATGACAAAAACCGACAGTTCTGCCATGCCCTGCAACGGAATACCACAGGCCCGGAAAACAATATCCGCCATCAGTAGCAGCATCATCCCCAGCATCAGAAAACCACAGAACCCGGACAGAAACTGGTTCACTTTTTCAATAATCGCCGTCATACGCTTCCCCTGCTCTGCTGTCTGCCTTGATTAAAGCTCTCTCGCCATGGCCCGCTGATGAATCGCCTTGACCTTTTCCAGCACGGTCGCTGCGGTTTTCAGACCGGCGTCCTCGGCTTCCTTGACCCAGACAGCCTGCAGTTTGGCCAGATTGTCAGCATCGGCCCATTGGTCAATATCGGCTGTGGACAATTCCGTCACCTGCGCCCCGGCCGCGATTTCCTCGGCTTTGATCTGATCGAACGCTTCGTCGTAAACCTTGGCGAATTTCTGTTCGGCAATCTCCGAAGCTTTCAGCAGCCCGGCCTGAACATCCTGCGGCAGTTTTTCAAAAGTGCTGCGATTGATCATGTGCAGAAACGGCATTCCGTACCAGAGGGATTTGGACACCAGCAGATGAGGAGCGACCTCGTCAAATTTCATCAGGTGCAGGCCGTCATAGTTGGTGAAACATCCGTCGATCGTCCCGGTCTGCAGAGACATATAGACATCGCCCCAGGGCACGGAAACCGGAGAAGCACCGACATTTTCCAGAAAACGCAGACTCCATTTATCTCCGGCACGCCACTTTTCCCCTTTGATGTCGGCCAGGCTGTTAAGCGGGTTCTTGCCGACAAAGGCGCCCGGCAGACCGGCGGTAAAGACCATGGTCATGACGTTGGCTTTTTTCAGCTCGGCCTCAAATTCGGGAACTTCCTTGTAAACCGTGCGGTAAAACCAAATCATATCCTCAAATTTGACCGGCCCCCTTGGAAACAGCTTGAAAATGGTATGGGCCGGCATCTGACCAGGATAGTGACCTGGGTAAACAAAACCCATCTGCGTAACGCCATCGCCGACCCCTTTCAGGATCTCTTTGGCTCCAAGCAGGGTGCCACCCCAGAAATCCTGGATCTTCACTTTATCGCCCAGCTGGTTTTGAATTTCCTGCAACCAGACCTTTTCAACAAAACCCGTACGCATGCCATTGGGCGGATCATGATCGGAATATTTTAATTTAATGCTGCCCGCCTCAACACTGGCAACATTCAGCACCACCAGGCAGGCCATAAGAAGGGAAAAAATCAGAAACTTTCGCGATGAAGCTTGTAGGCAATTCATTGTCGGTCCTCCAGAACCAAAGTTGACGGGTCGTTGCTTCGGCAAGGCAAAATACCTGACCGAAGATTCCTGCAAGGCCTCTTTGCCTGAATCCTGTTTGCGAATTCGCCTCATCGCGATTGCAATAAAAAAATCAATTTATTTTGTATCTGCAATTTTTCTATCATTCACGCAAGATACCTGTCAATGACTTTTTTAACTTTGTCAGAAAATAAAAATCAACGAATAATCATATAGATATAAGTATTTTAAAACCCTTGTGGATGCTCATTACTTGAGCAAAAACAGCTTCCCTGCTTATTTTATATGCAGAATAAAAGAGAAAAGAAACTTGACAATTCTAAGATTGTCGACAATCTTTTAACTATTGTACACAGCAAAAGAGACCCATCAGGGAGAGCCCACGTGACTGAAAACAACAATCGCCCGTCTCCTTTACGAGCCGGAGATGTTCAGAAAATTATCGAAGAGCGGATCTTTTCCGGGGCACTGCAACCAGGGGATAAGGTCAATGAAAAAGCCCTGGCCGATGAGTTACAGATCAGTCGGGGACCGATCAGGGAAGCACTGAATGCTCTGCGCCACGAGGGACTGATTGAGAGTATTCCGAACCGAGGTGGTTTTGTCAGCAGCCTGTCTGTCAAGGAGGCTCTTGATTGCTATGATGTGCGCGGCGGGCTGGCTTATACCGCGGGCAAACTGCTCCCCTTTCGGATCAGCCTTGCCCAGCTTCAGGAGCTGCGCCAGCTGCACGGGCAAATGGAAAAACTCCTCACGGCAGAGGATGTCCGCGGTTTTTACCGCATCAATGCAAGTTTTCATGCCCTGCTTTTTGAGATCACCGGAAATCAACCGCTGATCACCATGAATCATACGATCGAACGCAAACTCAGCCTCTATCTGCATCAGGAGATGTGCAATCTGGTCATTCTCAGGCGTTCCAACACTCGGCATCTGGAGATCATCAACCTGATCGCCGAAGGGCGTCCCGAAGAGACCGCCAGGGTGTTCGAAAATCACATTCTGGAAGGGAAGGAGCGGCTGCTCGAAAGCGGTCGTTAGCAGACAATTCCGAGACCGGCCAAAGACGTCCGGCCTGACTGAATCAGCAGCCGTCCGGCGCGCGCCATGCCCGCCGCAATATCATCGTACAAAGGAAAACAAGCAATGCAGATCGCAGACAGAATGGCCGAAATCCGCTTTTCCGGAATCCGGAAAATCCTTGAGCAAGTTAACCTTTTGGAAAAACAGGGGCGTCACATTATTCGCCTGGAAATCGGCCGCCCCGACTTCGACACCCCGCAGCATATTAAAGATGCCGCTATTCAAGCGCTGAACAACGGACAGGTTCATTACAGCTCTAATTACGGCATCAGCCAACTGAGTGAGGCGATCTGCAACAAGTTGGAGACCGAGAACCGGGTGACCTATGCACCACAGGAAGTTATCGTCACCGCCGGCGCCAACGAAGCGGTGTTCATCGCCATGATGGCCCTGCTCAACCCCGGTGACGAAGTGCTGATTCCGGATCCCTGCTGGGTGGCCTATCATCCCTGCGCTACAATGGCCGGGGCCACCCCGGTTTCGGTTCCACTTCATTTTGCCAAGGGTTTTGTCCCCCAGGTCGAAGATATCGCCGCACAGATTACCCCGAAGACCCGCATGCTGGTCATCAACACTCCGCAAAACCCGACCGGCGTGGTCTATGGCCCCGAAACCTTGCAAAAGTTGGCGCAGCTGGCCGTCGAACACAATCTTTATGTGCTCTCCGACGAAATCTACGAGCGGATCATCTACGACGGTGCCCGTCATGTCAGTATCGCCACCTTTCCGGGCATGCGCGAACGGACCGTCATCATCAACGGCATGTCGAAAATCTTTTCCATGACCGGCTGGCGGCTGGGCTACGCCGCTGCGGACCGGCCCTTGACCGATGCCATGATCCGCATCCATCAGAACACCATGGCCTGCGCCACCAGCTTTGCCCAGTGGGGAGGGGTCGCTGCCCTGAACGGCCCCCAGCAACCAGCCGAAGAGATGGTGGCCGAGTTCAAACGCCGGCGCAATTTCCTCTACCAGGCGCTGCAGGAGATGCCGGGAGTGCGCCCGGTCCACCCCAGCGGGGCGTTCTACCTGTTTGTCAACATCGAGGAACTGGGTCGCAGTTCCGAAGAGGTTGCCATGCACCTGTTGGAGAAAGCCGGGGTCGCTGTGGTTCCCGGATCCTCCTTCGGCCGCTTTGGCGAGGGCTGCCTGCGCATCTCCTACGCCAACTCTTATGAAAATCTCGAAATTGCTGTCGACCGAATGAGTCGGGCACTGCGAGAACTGAACTGACAAGGAGAACCGATGAGATTAGCCACCATCAGAATCAAAGGCCTGGAGACCGCGGCCATCGTCCAGGACGAGTTGGTCACCACCCTGGCCAGCATCAATGAACAGCTCGGCTCAGACTGGCCCACCGACATCCTCGCCCTGCTCCAGCAGGACCGCCTTGCACCCCTGAACGCCTGGTATCGCGCCGGCGGCCGGGACCAGGTCGCCGCCCTGTCCGGGCACGCCATTCCCCTGGCCGAGGCCAGCTTCGCTCCGCTCTACCGTACCCCCAGAAAGATCTTCGGCATCGGCCTGAACTATGTCGACCATGCCGCCGACCTGGCGGAGAAGGCCCCGAGCACTGAGCCGGCCAGCTTCTTCAAGCCGGATACCACCATCATCGGGCCGGGCGATGCCATCAAAATCCCGCTGCAGTCCGAAGGCACCACGGCCGAGGCGGAACTGGGCGTGATCTTCGGCAAGGAATGTGTCGATGTCGAACGCGCCGACTGGCTGAGCGTGGTTGCGGGTTTCACCACCATCATCGATATGACCGCCGAGGATATCCTCCGCCGCAACCCGCGCTACCTGACTCTGTCGAAAAGCTTCGAGAGCTTCTTCAGCTTCGGGCCCCAGCTGGTCACCCCGGATGAGATCGAGGACGTCATGCAGCTCAAGGTGGCGACCATCCATAACGGCCGGGTCCATGCCGAGAATGTGGTGGCCAACATGACTTTCCCGCCGGATTTCCTGGTCTCGTTCCATTCCCAGGTCATGAAGATGTACCCCGGCGATATCATCTCCACCGGCACCCCGCGGGCGGTCCATATCAGTCATGGCGATCAGGTCGCCTGCCGCATCGACGGCTTCGCACCGCTGGAGTGCCCGGTCATCGATAAGAAAACCCTCCGGGACAGTTAGCCCCCGGACATCACTCGAATGGCGCTCGTTTAAGAGTCGCTGGCAGCAAAACCGGGACTGTCCCCGCACGGGGGCTGTCCCAGGTCTTTGCGGTGCGAACCGCACCAGTTTCATGGCTCGCAAACTCTTGGGACAGCCCCCGAGAACCCTGCGGACAGTCCCGAGTTTACTGCAAAGTTATTTAAACGAGGGCCATTCCGGACATCACTCAATAAAAGGAGAAAAACTCATGGATTTAGGATTGAAAGACAAGGGGGTCATTGTTATGGCCTCCAGTTCGGGACTGGGCAAGGCGGTCGCCTGCGAATTCGCCCGCGAACAGGCCAAGGTCATGCTGTTCAGCCCCTTTGAGGATCAGCTCAAAGAAGCCCAGGCCGAGATCAAGGCGGAAACCGGCAACGCCCCGGAATACTTTGTCGGGGATATCACCAAAGCCGAGGACATCAAACAGCTGGTCGCCACCACCGTGGCCAAATTCGGCGGGGTCTATGCCCTGGTCAACAACACCGGTGGTCCGCCGGCCGGCACCTTTGATGCCTTTGACGACGAAACCTGGCAGAAAGCCTATGAGCTGACCCTGCTCTCCTATGTCCGCGCGGTCCGCGAAGTGCTGCCGCACATGCGCGCCGCGGGCACGGGGCGGATTCTCTGCTCGACCTCGTCATCGATCAAGGCGGTGCTCGACAACCTGATCCTGTCCAACACCTTCCGCAGCGGCGTCGTCGGCCTGGCCAAGACCCTCTCCCAGGAACTGGGCAAGGACGGCATCCTGGTCAATGTCATCGCCCCGGGGCGGATCGGCACCGCGCGGATCGACCAGCTCGACCAGATCCGCGCCGACAAGGCGGGAATTTCGGTGGAGCAGCTGCAACAGAACACCTTCAAGACCATTCCGCTGGGACGCTACGGTGAACCGGCCGAGTACGGCAAGCTGTCGGCGTTCCTCTGTTCCGAAGCCAACACCTACATCACCGGCCAGTCGGTCCTGGTCGACGGGGGGCTGGTCAAGGCCCTGTAATCGGTCAATAAGCATCCGCACATGAAAGCCAAGTCATGTGCGGATGTGCCCTTCGGTTTGATGTCCCCTCGACCAGCATAACCTAGCAAATCGACCGATGCTCACCCCGAGCTTAAACAATGTTTTAATTTGACAGAAGACAAACACCAATGTATCCTTTTCTACAATAAATATAGCCTATCCTATAGGACATAATTAAGGATGAGCCGATGAATACCAAAAGGGTACATTTAGGGAGTCATTGTCCATCAATATTAGGCTCAGATGGCCTTCCAGTACTCCGCATGCCAGACAACTGGAAGGGTATCTCCATTGAAGAAACAATCGTTCCCAAAATAGCAGAATGCGGCCCTCAGTACACAGGTATGCCGGTATTGGTATTCGGCCTGAAAGGATCAGCCAAGCGCTGGTATCGTTGTGGCAGCAGAAAACTTACCCTGCATACCGGGGTTCCTGAATTCGATATTTACGGGGCAACCTACGAGCGGGACTACGCTAGGTGGGAGAATGAGCCCGGGTCATGCCTTCGCCTCAGCTTAACGCCGTCAGTTCTGCAGCGCTATCTGCCAGAACAATCCTTCCAATTTGATCTGGAAACAAGCTACCTGAATATTGACAAACCATTAAGAGACACTGTTCTTTTACTGGCTAACGAATTTAAATCAGGGCACCGTAATGGCAGCCTTTATGCTGAAGGATTGTCCTTGTCGATTCTTGGCTGGCTGAACAAGCACTACGCCATCAAGAAAAATATTTCTAAGGTTCCTCAAAAACTCACTCCCAGACAACAGATGCAAATAAGGGATTTCATCGAGATGGCCATGGAATCTGATTTGACCATTGAGAGAATGGCGTCGGAGCTAAACATCAGCCCCAGTCATTTTTCCGTACTTTTCCGCTCATCATTCGGCGTTCCACCCCATCAGTATGTGATGAAAAGACGCCTTGACAGGGCAGCCTATTTATTGCGTGCAGAACCAGAGCGCTCAATTATGGACATCGCCATAGCAACAGGTTTTTCGAGTCAAGCCCATATGACTTTTGCGTTCAAGCGTTACATGAAGCAGACACCTGCTTGTTGGAAGACCGGCTAAGTCAGCATGATGACTTTTTCTTTTGCTTTGTTTGTCTCCGCTAAAAAGGATTCTCCTGCTGAGGGATTTCTTCTTTTCGAGCATTCTCCCGACAGGCATCAATGAAACACATATATTTTACGACTAAAACCAGTCCCCATTTTACGCCCGCCAGTCGCTGCCTCCCTTGCCGAGTTGGCATATTGGTCCTGATGACTTTCGGAACGATGATCAACTATCTTCACCGGATTGTTCTGGGTATTGCGGCACCGGCAATTGCCCAGGATTTTCAAATTGATGAAACCATGATGGGAGTTGTTTTTGCCGCTTTTTCATGGACCTATGCAATGGCACAAATCCCTGGCGGAGCCTGCCTCGATCGCTTTGGCACCAAGTTCACTTACTTTATCTCTGTCACGATCTGGTCGCTTTTTACGACCTTGCACGCCAGCGCTGTCGGTCTGAAATCATTACTGTTCTACCGGTTTGGATTAGGTCTGGCTCAAGCCCCCTGTTTCCCAGCCAATGCACGTATTCTCAGCGCCTGGTTTCCCAGGCACGAACGGGCACGTGCCACAGCGATTTTCACAGTCGGTGAATTTATCTCGATTGCCTGTTTTTCGCCCTTACTTTTTTGGATTCTCATTGAAATGGGGTGGCGCTCACTGTTTTTTATTGTTGGTGTTGCGGGGTTATTGTTCAGCATTCTCTGGCATCGAGTTTACTCTGATCCTTGCCCGGTCATAAGCGAGGTCAAAACCGAAGACCACGGCCTTCATTTAGAAAAAAAAATCTCTTCGCAGAACTATTCGACCAAGCCGTTTTCAAGAGCTGAGGTTCTGAAGTTGCTGCAATGTCGTCAAGTTTTAGGCATGAGTCTGGGAGGCTTTTCAGGGAATACGGTTCTCATATTCTTTTTGACCTGGTTCCCAACCTACCTGGCAACAGAACACCATATGGAATGGATTCAAACCGGTTTTTTTGCAATTTTCCCTTTTCTGGCGGCAGCAGTCGGAGTCATGGTTGGTGGCAGTCTGTCGGACTATCTCCTGGCTCGCAATAAACCTGCCAATGTTGCTCGCAAACTTCCGATCCTGCTGGGCCTACTCCTTGCGTCCAACATCATGTGGGCCAACTATACTGAAAACAATAGCTTGGTGATCGTTATCCTCTCCATCGCTTTTTTCGGCCAGGGAATGTCTGCATTAGGCTGGACGCTGGTCGCCGATATCGCCCCCAGAAACCTGGTCGGCTTAACCGGGGGAATCTGTAATTTTTCATCGAATATCGCTGGCATAGCCACGCCGATTGTGATCGGTGTTATCTTTTCCAAAACGGGGTCATTTCATTATGCTCTGATGTATGTAAGCATCATGGCCATTCTGGGCCTATGCTCCTACTTGTTTATCATCGGAGACATCAAACGGGTTGAACTAGGGTCCCATGCCGAACAGTGAAACCATTTCAAATATATCCGCGCCACCGGTCCAGCAAGCTGTTAAAAAACAGCCCCCCTGAAACCATGAATAGTCAATCAAAATCAAAAGAGACTCTCTCACTTATTGATTTTGTAAGGTGAGGGGAATCATATTTTCCAACAACCTGTTAACGGCATAACCTATCTATCTGCAAGCCTGTAATTTTTGCTACCTAAAATTTATCGCACCAGCAATCGATTCAGTTTCTGTCCGTCGTACAACCCAAGGAGTTGGATCAAGGGATGGACAGGCACCTGTTTCGCCAGCACAACAAACAGGGCGTCCATCAGGAGGCTGAAACCACTGCCGGGAACTGGCACGCTTGGCCTTTCCGCATTTGAACCCCGGGACTGCATGCATAAAGGCCTGATACTGAAAAAGGTCAGATGTCGCCATGTGGTTGAGCGAGGACCATGAACACTCTG
This genomic window from Pelobacter seleniigenes DSM 18267 contains:
- a CDS encoding dihydroorotase, translating into MSSSSVDLLIKGDLVLSDRVLKESCVGVVAGKIVGIYAVEQAPAATETIDATGKLVFPGMVDAHVHSYSNLHEQFENSTAAAAAGGVTTIIEMPYDQGAPVFTPEIYREKIGWIAEKAKVDVALLATLKKEGNVEAIAPLAELGACGFKLSAFETDPYRFPRIDDNVLLEVLPELAKTGLTVGFHAENDVIIEALISRYREQGKTFPKAHCETRPPISETLAVGKLLEFAYWTGAALHIYHASHPRCIDMIDWYRQQGVNVSVETCPHYLILTEDDMAEKKAFAKINPPMRSAEAVAGMWQALLDGRIDWVASDHAPWPLEKKNNPDIFSNGSGAPGVESILPLLFSEGVVKRGLGVVRLAQLLALRPAERFKLAPRKGAISVGADADFAILDPTAEWVFDAAATQSSAKWSPYDGMRVQGKVVRTVLRGKTIFADGKVLAKGGDGCYVPAV
- a CDS encoding TRAP transporter large permease; protein product: MDFITAGILCIFLLLLLMGLGLQIGLSFVLSGIVVSTLLLGFDSSLSLLGQAAYFSIATPTWASIPLFVLMGAFAAGGGLARRAYTGVYAMSQGLKGSLGIATCFSCAVFGAVSGSSIATTAIFGKMALPEMNRLNYDKSFSAGCIASAGTFASMIPPSMMMIIYALFTQQSVGKLFAAGVVPGLMTAFTYVAMILFLVKRNPKIAPAAAERYRSSAERWKDAGQIWPVAIIAGVVLGGIYSGWFTPTEAAAAGSLITLVFGWMLGSFRKFSEVTLAMKESANTTAMLFLINIGALFYSRILAVTRLPTELTMMLQGLEVPRVVILLGILAVMFLLGMIMVPVGIYALTLPIVFPMLVALGYDPIWFGVIALKLTEIGSITPPVGLNVFAMKGVIPKEMKISIEDIFKGVWPFCICDLIVLTLLIIFPRISLWLPNLLLG
- a CDS encoding TRAP transporter small permease yields the protein MTAIIEKVNQFLSGFCGFLMLGMMLLLMADIVFRACGIPLQGMAELSVFVMIIVIYLGLARCEQHGEHVSLELVSNALPRRIRHVVMIIAQLLAIVTIAILLYAVFENTLDSYANNESLEGTLGLRIWPVKALMVCGLVCFLLQAGSNLVKLLKNNSAA
- a CDS encoding TRAP transporter substrate-binding protein, coding for MNCLQASSRKFLIFSLLMACLVVLNVASVEAGSIKLKYSDHDPPNGMRTGFVEKVWLQEIQNQLGDKVKIQDFWGGTLLGAKEILKGVGDGVTQMGFVYPGHYPGQMPAHTIFKLFPRGPVKFEDMIWFYRTVYKEVPEFEAELKKANVMTMVFTAGLPGAFVGKNPLNSLADIKGEKWRAGDKWSLRFLENVGASPVSVPWGDVYMSLQTGTIDGCFTNYDGLHLMKFDEVAPHLLVSKSLWYGMPFLHMINRSTFEKLPQDVQAGLLKASEIAEQKFAKVYDEAFDQIKAEEIAAGAQVTELSTADIDQWADADNLAKLQAVWVKEAEDAGLKTAATVLEKVKAIHQRAMAREL
- a CDS encoding GntR family transcriptional regulator, with protein sequence MTENNNRPSPLRAGDVQKIIEERIFSGALQPGDKVNEKALADELQISRGPIREALNALRHEGLIESIPNRGGFVSSLSVKEALDCYDVRGGLAYTAGKLLPFRISLAQLQELRQLHGQMEKLLTAEDVRGFYRINASFHALLFEITGNQPLITMNHTIERKLSLYLHQEMCNLVILRRSNTRHLEIINLIAEGRPEETARVFENHILEGKERLLESGR
- a CDS encoding pyridoxal phosphate-dependent aminotransferase; translated protein: MQIADRMAEIRFSGIRKILEQVNLLEKQGRHIIRLEIGRPDFDTPQHIKDAAIQALNNGQVHYSSNYGISQLSEAICNKLETENRVTYAPQEVIVTAGANEAVFIAMMALLNPGDEVLIPDPCWVAYHPCATMAGATPVSVPLHFAKGFVPQVEDIAAQITPKTRMLVINTPQNPTGVVYGPETLQKLAQLAVEHNLYVLSDEIYERIIYDGARHVSIATFPGMRERTVIINGMSKIFSMTGWRLGYAAADRPLTDAMIRIHQNTMACATSFAQWGGVAALNGPQQPAEEMVAEFKRRRNFLYQALQEMPGVRPVHPSGAFYLFVNIEELGRSSEEVAMHLLEKAGVAVVPGSSFGRFGEGCLRISYANSYENLEIAVDRMSRALRELN
- a CDS encoding fumarylacetoacetate hydrolase family protein, yielding MRLATIRIKGLETAAIVQDELVTTLASINEQLGSDWPTDILALLQQDRLAPLNAWYRAGGRDQVAALSGHAIPLAEASFAPLYRTPRKIFGIGLNYVDHAADLAEKAPSTEPASFFKPDTTIIGPGDAIKIPLQSEGTTAEAELGVIFGKECVDVERADWLSVVAGFTTIIDMTAEDILRRNPRYLTLSKSFESFFSFGPQLVTPDEIEDVMQLKVATIHNGRVHAENVVANMTFPPDFLVSFHSQVMKMYPGDIISTGTPRAVHISHGDQVACRIDGFAPLECPVIDKKTLRDS
- a CDS encoding SDR family oxidoreductase, which produces MDLGLKDKGVIVMASSSGLGKAVACEFAREQAKVMLFSPFEDQLKEAQAEIKAETGNAPEYFVGDITKAEDIKQLVATTVAKFGGVYALVNNTGGPPAGTFDAFDDETWQKAYELTLLSYVRAVREVLPHMRAAGTGRILCSTSSSIKAVLDNLILSNTFRSGVVGLAKTLSQELGKDGILVNVIAPGRIGTARIDQLDQIRADKAGISVEQLQQNTFKTIPLGRYGEPAEYGKLSAFLCSEANTYITGQSVLVDGGLVKAL
- a CDS encoding helix-turn-helix transcriptional regulator — translated: MNTKRVHLGSHCPSILGSDGLPVLRMPDNWKGISIEETIVPKIAECGPQYTGMPVLVFGLKGSAKRWYRCGSRKLTLHTGVPEFDIYGATYERDYARWENEPGSCLRLSLTPSVLQRYLPEQSFQFDLETSYLNIDKPLRDTVLLLANEFKSGHRNGSLYAEGLSLSILGWLNKHYAIKKNISKVPQKLTPRQQMQIRDFIEMAMESDLTIERMASELNISPSHFSVLFRSSFGVPPHQYVMKRRLDRAAYLLRAEPERSIMDIAIATGFSSQAHMTFAFKRYMKQTPACWKTG